The genomic region GGCATTGCCGATGACCGCCCGGTCGCCGAACAATTGACTGATCAGCCGGATATACTGGGTTTCCCCACAACCGGAGCAGGCCCCGGAATACTCGAAAAGAGGTTGAAGGAATTGAGCGCCCTTGACCGTCGAAACATTCAGCCGGGTCCTGTCCGGGTCAGGGATACTGAGGAAAAATTCATAGTTTCGCTCTTCCTCCTCCCGCCTGGGTGGCTGCGGATAAAGATTGATGGCCCGCAGCCTGGTTTCTTTCTTGTTTTTGGCCGGGCAGGCCTGCACGCAGAGCCCGCAGCCCGTGCAGTCCTCCGGTGCCACCTGGACCGTGAATTTCATGCCGGGAAAATCCTTCCCCTTATAATCCGCCGACTTGAAGGTTTCCGGTGCTCCGACAAGGTTCCGGGGATCATAAACCTTGGTTCGAATCGTGGCATGGGGGCAGACAAAAGAGCAGCGGTTGCACTGGATGCAGACTTGCGGGTCCCAGATCGGAATCTCCAGGGCGATGTTTCGCTTCTCGTACCGGGTGGTGCCTGACGGGTAGGTCCCATCGGCGGGCATGGCACTGACCGGCAGATCATCGCCGCGGCCAGCTATCATTTTGGCGGTGACGTGGCGCACAAACTCAGGGGCATCTTTGGGAATCGACGGTCTTCTCTGCATACCCTCGGCGGATGTTCTTCGGACAGCGCTTTCCGGTCCGGGGGTTACCTCTTCCCCGGCCACGATTGACTGGCGGTCAAAGGTGCTGGTGACTTTGGCAGGCACCGGCACCTCATGGAGATTGGCCAGGGCATGATCCACTGCCTTGAAATTCATCTGGACAATCTGCTCACCCTTTTTGCCGTAGCTTTCCTGAATAGCCTCCTTGATCTTGGCTATGGCCTCATCCCGGGGGAGGACACCGGAAATGGCAAAGAAGCAGGTTTGCATAATGGTATTGATGCGGACTCCCAGTTGGGCCTCTTTGGCCACGGTAAAGGCATCGATGGTGTAAAGTTTCATCTTTTTATCGATGATCTGCTGCTGATCCGACCGGGGAAGGGTATCCCAGACCTTATCAGGTCCGGCAGGGCTATTCAGCAGAAAAGTGGCCCCCTGCGCAGCCGTGGACAGCATATCGTACCGTTCGAGAAATACCGGCTGGTGGCAGGCAATGAAATTGGCCTGCTGAATCAGGTAAGGAGAGTGGATCGGTTTTTTTCCGAACCGGAGATGGGAAATAGTCACCGAGCCCGCTTTTTTGGAATCATAGACAAAATACCCCTGGGCATAATTATCCGTTCCCTCGCCAATGATCTTGATGGAATTTTTGTTGGCTCCTACCGTGCCGTCAGCCCCAAGGCCATAGAAAATGGCCCGGATCGTATCCTCTTTCTCGATGGAAAAGGAAGGATCGTAATCAATGCTTGTCCGGGTGAGATCGTCATTGATACCGATGGTAAAACGGTTCTTGGGCCGCTCTTTCTTCATTTCCTGAAACAGGCCGTTAACCATGGCCGGAGTAAACTCTTTAGAGCCAATGCCGTATCGTCCGCCGATGATTCTTGGTTGAGAAGAAATCTGTGCTTCCTGGAGGGAGGCCACAACATCGAGGTAGAGCGGCTCGCCGATGCTGCCTGGCTCTTTTGTCCGGTCAAGCACAGCGATAACCTTCACGCTGGCTGGCAGGGCCTGGAGAAAATGTCCTGGTGAAAAGGGGCGATAGAGGTGCACTCTGATTATACCGACCTTTTCTCCCTGTGCAGCCAGGTACTCCACGGTTTCCTGGGCTGTATCGGCCCCTGATCCCATGATCACGATAACCCGTTCCGCATCGGGTGCGCCCGCATAATCAAACAGATGATACTGCCTGCCGGTCAGATCGGCGAAGCGGTCCATGGTTTTCTGGACAATATCGGGACAGGCCAGGTAGTAGGGGTTTGCGGCCTCACGGCTTTGAAAGTAGACATCGGGGTTCTGAGACGTTCCCCTGATGAAGGGATTGTCCGGTGAAAGCGCCCGG from bacterium harbors:
- the nifJ gene encoding pyruvate:ferredoxin (flavodoxin) oxidoreductase, yielding MARRMVTIDGNEAAAYVAHQTNEVIAIYPITPSSPMAEWADEWSNAGQTNIWGTVPLVNEMQSEKGAAAAIHGALQAGALSTTFTASQGLLLMIPNMFKIAGELTPTVFHIAARSIACQALSIFGDHTDVMAARATGFAFLAAGSVQEAMDFALIAQAATLEARVPFLHFFDGFRTSHEMNKIEQLSRDDISAMINDDLVLAHRSRALSPDNPFIRGTSQNPDVYFQSREAANPYYLACPDIVQKTMDRFADLTGRQYHLFDYAGAPDAERVIVIMGSGADTAQETVEYLAAQGEKVGIIRVHLYRPFSPGHFLQALPASVKVIAVLDRTKEPGSIGEPLYLDVVASLQEAQISSQPRIIGGRYGIGSKEFTPAMVNGLFQEMKKERPKNRFTIGINDDLTRTSIDYDPSFSIEKEDTIRAIFYGLGADGTVGANKNSIKIIGEGTDNYAQGYFVYDSKKAGSVTISHLRFGKKPIHSPYLIQQANFIACHQPVFLERYDMLSTAAQGATFLLNSPAGPDKVWDTLPRSDQQQIIDKKMKLYTIDAFTVAKEAQLGVRINTIMQTCFFAISGVLPRDEAIAKIKEAIQESYGKKGEQIVQMNFKAVDHALANLHEVPVPAKVTSTFDRQSIVAGEEVTPGPESAVRRTSAEGMQRRPSIPKDAPEFVRHVTAKMIAGRGDDLPVSAMPADGTYPSGTTRYEKRNIALEIPIWDPQVCIQCNRCSFVCPHATIRTKVYDPRNLVGAPETFKSADYKGKDFPGMKFTVQVAPEDCTGCGLCVQACPAKNKKETRLRAINLYPQPPRREEEERNYEFFLSIPDPDRTRLNVSTVKGAQFLQPLFEYSGACSGCGETQYIRLISQLFGDRAVIGNATGCSSIYGGNLPTTPWTRNREGRGPAWNNPLFEDNAEFGFGLRLAIDKHTQQARKLLQHLAGKVGDQLASAILEAPQNTEQEIADQRERVKVLKDKLKLLQSPEVRHLSSLADYLVKKDVWIIGGDGWAYDIDSDGLDHVLSANRNINVLVLDTEVYSNTGGQMSKATPRAAVAKFAAGGKYLPKKDLAMIAMTYGYIYVAKVAFGADDQQTVKALVEAEQYEGPSLILAYSHCIGQGINTSLALTNQKAAVDSGHWNLLRFNPDRIKEGKNPLTLDSKPPKIPLEEYIYLENRYKMLTKSKPEEARRLLELARKDVKNRFFLYEQLARIEYHSE